DNA from Salvelinus alpinus chromosome 17, SLU_Salpinus.1, whole genome shotgun sequence:
CTCACTAGATTGTACATTCTCTTCGACAGGTTTCTCTTTGCTTTCTCTTCGGAGTGTTGTTTTAACTTGTTTTGAAGCGTTAATGGATGAGTAACTTTTGTGTCCTTTGCTTTGCAGGTGTTTCTTTAAGAGGAAAGGACGGAAAAGAGCAGACTCTGTTTAAAGGAAGAGTGGTTTAAAAAGAAAAGGATAGAACACAGACCCCTGTAAAACTCATTGCCTTCCATAGGCTACTGTGGCTAAACTAGTCGCAGGACAGACTCACTGTGTTTAACAGTGTCTGTCTGTACACCGGAAGGGCCCTCATGCCTCCAACAACCATGCAGTGAGGGTAAGCTGGCAGTGTGCCCCCTATCACCATGCTGGCTTTGGGCCTAGAGCAGGGGAGAGGTGGACGGGGCCAGGCTAATGTGGCCTGGCAGGCACCACCTTCAGGGAGGCCTCTAACCCAGGACCTAGGGAGGCCTCTAACCCAGGAGCCAGAGAGGACTCTAACCAATGACCCAGGGAGGCTTCTAACATACGACCCAGGGAGGCCTCTAACCCACAAACCAGGCCTCAACATCAAGCAGAAGATCTCTCAGTGGGAAGGCCTCTGTCAACCAGACAGCAGTGGGAAGGCCGATAGGGTCAAAGCTCATGCACCAGTTGTATCCCAATCACTTTCTGGGGATGTCCTGGATAACGGAGTATGTAGTGACAGTAGGAGAGGCGGACCTCACGGCAAAGCTAAAAGCCTGGGTTTAGATTTCAGGGAAAACCTACAAGCACAGGGCATACACACAGGCGTCAGCAGAAAGTTTGATCCCCCTCAGAATCATTCCTGTTTCAGTAAGACTTCAACTGCAATACCAGAGTCCAAGCCATTTATAGCGCCTTTGCAATCtcttacaacagacactacaaacATTTTCCAATTAGATAGGATGATCGCCACCAATGGTGAACTGAAGGTGGGTGGTGTGTTGGAAGTTAAGTTGACCAAACACCTACCTCTGTCAGTGGATGACCATAGAGAGAGCCTGCCCCCAGGGAATTTCTATACCTCAAGGGGCTTCTGGCGGAGGCTGGAGGGAGACGAGTTGTTCTGGGAGAAGGGAAGAAATACCTCAGCAGAGCCTCAGAGTTCTGTGGGTCCAGTGACTCACCCTCCACTGAAACCACAACGGACGTTTCAGTATCAAGGAGCAGACAGCACCCTAACACACTGGGTCCAATGGAATAGCAGGACTCCATCTGCCAACCAATCCAACACCAAGAgcagtggcataacccacccacCTAGCTTCCCACCACCCCTGTGTCCTGTCAGCCGTGGCAATGGGTTTTCCAGACACAAAAATAGCAGGTAAGATCATGATACTGACACCACAAGGCTAAATCTAAAAGATCAGTGGGCGTGAGTTATGCCAGAGTAGAATAGAGGAGGTCTTTAGTTTGCCATTTTAAACATAGAAAAGTTTTGGCATTTTCCTTTCGCAATGGCTTTAGTCaaaggaaaacatgtttttgtattTCAAACAACCAGGTTAACAATTACTTGGGGTGAAAGTCTTTCTCTGTCCTAAGCTATTGTGCTCTCTCTCATACAGTGTCCTTAGTTCTAAAGGTAGCATTGTTTTATGTTAAGTCTGAAAGAAGGAGAACGAGAGTATTTTAGAGGCACAGTTTGCATGAGAGAAGGATCAGAGTCAAGCATTTGGGCGGCCTCCAGGTGTGATGTCACATGATCTTTGGCAGCATTGCAGACCATTGTCTGGATATGGCTTACTTCCACAGCATCCAACGGTCCAGGGGTCACATTTGGTTGttttaacacacacaaacaaaacacacgcacacaacataacacaacacacactgGCCTTGATTGTTGTATTCCACTAACGCAGTCTCTTTATGGGGGCAATTCCACACGAGCACACAGTAAGGTTTCAAATTAAACCTGGCTTTGTAACATCTACAGactcagtgttgtagtgtctTTAACAAAGGCCAGGGTAAGGCCTAAATTTCACGAATTTcccaaattgaatacattttttctCAATCAATCTATTAGGCCTACTCTTGTATCTCTTTCCTGCTGTCTCCTGCGCACACTCTCCGTATTGACCTTAACTATTATTCACGCGTTCAATATATTTTTCTCAAAGTTCTCCTTGCGTCTAGTTTACACCCTTTTTCTCAGCTTTACTTCCTCCCTGACTCGCCTTCCTACGGCCTTTATCATCTTCACTATCAACTTGCGAAAACCCTTCCAATGCCGAGACCCTTTTGCTGAACGTAAGCGGACAATACATTGAACAATAGCATGCTGACTGGCCCCGTCTcatgtcccctctccctccctcttcacaGGAAGTCCTTTGAGTTTGAGGATGTGGTGCGGTTGACAGCTCAGCAGGACACACTGGGAAGTGAGGCCAAGCGCTCCAGTCTATACCACGCCTTCTCTGACGACAACATTTATGAGGACATTATCTGTGAGTTCCTCCCTTGACACAAACCGAAAAAATACACTTCACTAGGGTTTTTTCTGCATAGAAAATTCTTGGGCGGACCGCCTAAGTGTTTTTTAGGATATTTTTTTCTGGGATGAAACAAAAgcttaaatgactaaaaccataTATTGTATGTCAAAGATAATGGTCctatacatttttaaataagatcatctttgtgaagtaacaatcaccaaaataaaagctatAGTCAGGGAGAATCAAAAATTCTAAAAATGATGCATTCAGGAGTGTTTTtgtcattgattttgttataacgTTTGAGTCAGTCAGATAGCATAATAACAtagcataagtcatggcaaaatgtttataattgcatatatatatttttatcagcAATTTCtgctctccgccccatggcaaaatttgtGGAATTGTAGTAAATTAGCTTCAACAGCAAAATGTTGTCTTCGCAGCCAAGAGGGCCTTTAATATATTCGGTCAGTGAGCACGCCATTGGCCATGCCCACTGCCACGGCCCCGCCACACCCACCACCTAAGCCacattttgatccagaaaaaccctGACTTCACCAAGGCAGCCTTAAGgcatccgcatgcttcccagcggAAACAGTTCGgtagagtttgtgcatatattatgatgacattttgtgacatttttatttgttttggaCTTCGGTGAGTTTTGTTTGGCTGTTCGGGCACACGTTTCTTCTGGAGACAAGCCGAAGTTCGGAGCCGAAGTCTACGTCCCTTCGTTGGTGAtgggtcaacagtagggattcttcaataaagtctttgttgtcattcaacgagagacgagaACATTGAGAGGTCAGAAATAGCCAGACATGCAAAATTGACTAAAGAACAGAAGTTGTGTTTTGGAGAAATGCCATCAGTGCATGCTCTGTAAGCAATGCAGTGGATGAAGAGCATGGTGAACGGACAGATGTGATTTTAGAcagggaggaagaagaagagccgAGTGTAGTGGGAAGATGTATGTTGAGGAAGAATGGCGTCAGACACGATAAAGAAGAATCTGGACCAGTAGGAGCAACATTTTGGAGAAAGTGGACCCTTATCTTTTGgcagatccatttgtggtttcagggtgggagAGAATGGAGTTAGGTGTAGTTGAATTAGTGAAGGTAACCTGTAGTGGACTTGTGATATTTGTTTGTGTTACTTCTGACCAGAGGGAGAAGGCACTTCGTGTCATGCAACTTAGGTCAAAATCTGTTTCTTGCTTTGCTCTTAGGAATAGGGCACAATTGAAAGGAGTCATTTCTGGGGTAGCGTTAAGTGTGGAGTTGGAGCAATTTGGTGCAACACAGAGCTGGTGGGGAGCGTGGTGAAACAGATGAGTCATTGTCAGTCCTTTTGTGTTTTGAGTCAGTCTACCAGACCaagtcatgttaggatatatCAGTTATTCTATTAGCGCTTTTGTCCAGAATCCACTGCTCTGTTTCAGGTGCAACGTTAATGGTCATGTTGCAACAGTATGGAGGAGGGAGATTGAAAtatgtgggaagtgtgcaggagggccaGAGGATTGTGTAGTTTTGGTGGATAAAGTTGTGTGTGACAATTGTAGGGGTGctcatgttgctggggatcagaaGTGTCAGGTGTGAGAGAGGCAGATGGAATTGGTCAGAGTAGTGCAGAGGGTGTCcaatgctgaggcagtgaagaaaatgGAGGAGGATGGGGTGAGGGATCTTGAGAGGATCCCAGTGAGCAGTAGATTTGTGCCAGTACAGAGGGATGGAGTGAGTTACTCTTCAGTAAGAAATGGaaaataaatcacagaaaatagatgttttGGGGGaagctgcagagaagtatttggaTATACAAGATTTtacttcagaagagttacagggtgtgttgagggGGGGTGTCCGTCCACCCAGGCAGTTGGCATGGTTTAGGAACAGATTGGGTCAAactagtggaatggggtagtgggtttttaatgagtgtaggtggCAGTTGCAGAGAAGTACCTGGATGTATGAGATGTTACTGCAGAAGAGGTAATGGGGTGGAGATTTATATTTTTATGAAATAGTGGTATATAGCTGTAGGGTTAGTTGCTGGTgcaatttatttatatttttttacttttaggaACAGGAATAATTAAGATAATTTAATGTAGGTAGGCCGTGACTGGCCTCACACGTTAGAACAGCAGTTGGCTGTGTATGCACCATTTTAAGTTGGACGTGATCTGCCAACCCAGCCCCAAAGAAGAACAACAAGAGACAACTCGTTTTCTTGCACATtgaaaaatactgcaccaaacagcttagttagatgtaaaattgcacgacTAACATCTCTTTGGCAAAAGCATAAACATTTATGAGcgatttcttgatttatcttcAATCAATTCTGATtacggcgtctcaaaatggacaaacagtactattgccacttttttttcttgttttttcaagtgaaggtcttttattaagggagtatgcgagcacacttgTTCGGTTCGGCTAGGCGCCAGccaaactgaagcatgctgatgccTTTGGTTGCCTTACACTCTCAGGAACCTTTAATATAAGATCCGTTCTTTCCTTATTTCTCTCTTTGTAACAACTGATAAAGAAAAAGGTGGGATATAGATTTTCTCAATATTGACACCTGTCAAGTCCCTTTCTGATCAGTGGTGGATGAGAAAGAAAGGCAGCCATTTAAGACCACTTTGACTTAGTCATGGACtatatatctactgtatgtatactgtgtATGTCATCTATCTCCCTCACCTTTGATCATGTCCAGCTGAACCCCTGATCAGAGATAACACATATGAGGATGTCAAGCCGTCTCCTTCTATGTGTCTCCCCATTGGGCGTCCCCGACCCTGGACCATGGCACAGAGACAGAACCCTCTCACCCCAAAGGTAGTAATGACAGCTGTTACAGGAAATGTGAAACAATTAGtataatataaataaaaaaacatgcttTAATCTTTCATTAACACCTTGTCTTCTGTGTCGCAGCTTCCTCCCAAGCCTCTCACGTTGCGGGTGGAGAGGAAGGACTCACTGGCAGCGACACAACCCTCACCTACAGAAGCCCCCCCTAGACCTGCCTTACCCAAGCGACCCACAACCATCCATAAAACACACAGACTGcctcaggtaaacacacacacgcatttcATAAGCGTTTTCTACAAAGTGGAAATTGTATTACCTCAAACTACTACGGAGGTTGTATGTAATTTTGACTCTGAGTGGGAAAAGCATGCTATTAGGTGGATTGGTCTGTTTGCATGACTACACATAAAGAAGCCAAGCTAGTGTTGTAGGCCTACACTCCGTTGTCAATTTGGAGATAAGTCTGAGCTTCCTGTGTGCTTGGCTCTGGATCCAGGTCACTCATTCTACTGCTCAAGTTGAAACTTGACTGATGGCCCTATCAAAACCAAACCATTGCCCATTAGAAAACAACCTTTTTCAGTGCAGTCAAGGAAGTGTGCTTAAATCACATTTATTTGATTGGCCACAATTTTTTTACTTGTTTAAGTGGCCAGACATGTCAACATCAGTGTGATGATATATCACATGAATGTGATTTTTATTTGTATCAGATcaatatatctgtgtgtgtgtgtgtgtgcggtttcCGTGATGCAGTATGTCAACAAGATTCATGTGATCTTCGACACCAAGCGAGGGAAGAAGAGAGTGAAGAGCCAGGGAGGTTCAGCTCGTGGTATGACAATTATTACCCTTCAACTTGTCTACAAGATGTAGATAAACTACTCTCTGTAAAGACCCAGCGTTTTGAGATACATTACATCACTGTTACAAATACAGTACAAAGACACTGTCAGTCTCTCCTATGACGTCTCTTTCTTTCATCCCTTTATTACACTCccgtctcgctctttctctctgtctatgtaTCTCGCATGcgcacactctcactctctctctcgctctctgaacAGAGGAGACCAGTGGAACTGAAAGTGACCCAGAGGACAACACTAAAGGTACTACTATAGCATTGACCTGCTACTTGTCAAATTGTCATTCATATTTAAAGTGAAATTTCACTCCCAAATAAATGTTTGGCAGACATTTTGAGAATGTTGAGTTCAGTCAATGTCCCACGCCGTCTACACTCATGTAATCCATCCATTTTCCATTCACATTTGATCACATTCCATTACCATTTATTCAAAGAGAGATATATGAGCGTGTTCCCAACCAGATTCACTTATTAGGTATTTTGAAAAATGTTCACTGTCTCCACCAGGAGGGTCCAGGCGCTCAGTCTATGTTCAGTCCACGCTAAAGCGGAGGCCAGGCTACCGCACCCCGGAGAAGGACCTGATCCAGCTCCAGCAACAGCAGCTCTTTCAGTTCTTTGTGGTGGTGTCACTCCGAAAGAGTTTTTCAGGAAACACCTACATCCCTGAGATCACGCAACAGTTTCCCAACAAGGTTATTGTCAATTGAAACCAATTAAAGCCAACCTCTTTCAGATTGGGGCAACAGAGCTAGGCGGATAGACCCAATTACACATTTTTTTTATAGGGGAAATACTGCTTGATGTACCATGGATGGGCTCAGCTCAAAGGAAACCCCAGAATGTTTAGTTTTTTTTAGTTACCATTGTACTATTGTTTCTGTTTTGCTGGCCAGGGAGTAAAATTAGACGCTCTGCATCTTTATCCTTTCTTAACCGCTATAGTTTGAGAAGTCTTCTCGCCACTCCCGTGAAGCTGACGACCGGCTGAAGGCCATTCCCATGTTCTGCTTCCCAGACTCTCAGGACTGGCGGCCTTCTGGAGACCTGCACAGGTAAGCTTCTGTCACATTCACATTATGGTCACAGTATGTAGCAGTGGTGTTACAATAAGGGTATTCATGTAATATAAATATTCATACAACCACTTAATATGAGCATTGGAACAGGTAAAACATTTAGAAAGTAGCTACGTTTTTGTAATAATCACTGTGCTAAAATTAAGTTATTATATGATGATATAAGAATTAAGGCCAAGACATGTCCAATGAAAGGGAGATTATCTAGTGATTCAGACAAAGAGGAACATGATTGCAGTTCATATGCCATGCTTTGTCTTTTCCCCCCAGGAAGACTGCACTAGAACACTGCTTAACTCTATCACATTGTGCATCCGTGTCCTATTGTCTATGCTTTTATCCGTCTTTGTAGTGAAACCTTCTCTTTTGTCTTGACGGGAGAGGATGGCAGCCGGTGGTTTTGTTACTGTCGTAAGAtcctggtgagtgtgtgtgtatgagtcattacgttgtgtgtgtgtgaggactaGGCAGTTAAGTGCTTACGCAACATCTCTAAGGGATATACTACAGTCATAGGCTGTAAAACCTCTGAATCAGTGACCCAAACTAAACATAATTTTCCATTTGTCCACGTGTTAAATCCATGACTACATTTAAtgttagatttgtgtgttttAAATGCATTGCGCTGttgtttatttttactaatttatGGTCTGGACTGAGTGTTTGTTACCCCTGGAATGCCAGCGTTGATACAGCGCTGCAATAACATTGTTGATACTGAATGGCAGGGTTGGTTTTCATGCTGATTTCCGTGTTTATTTGTTCCTTTTAGCCAAGCGGAAAGGGGAAAAGACTGCCTGAAGTTCACTGTATTGTAAGCAGGCTGGGCTGCTTCAACCTGTTCGCTAAGGTAACCAGCAGTGTGATTTAAACTCTTCATATAATTATGCAATAAGgccaggtgtatgtgtgtgtgtatatgtgttatattcagcaaaaaaaagaaatgtcctcactgtcaactgcgtttattttgagcaaacttaacatgtgtaaatatttgtatgaacataacaa
Protein-coding regions in this window:
- the LOC139542635 gene encoding DENN domain-containing protein 2C-like, translated to MLALGLEQGRGGRGQANVAWQAPPSGRPLTQDLGRPLTQEPERTLTNDPGRLLTYDPGRPLTHKPGLNIKQKISQWEGLCQPDSSGKADRVKAHAPVVSQSLSGDVLDNGVCSDSRRGGPHGKAKSLGLDFRENLQAQGIHTGVSRKFDPPQNHSCFSKTSTAIPESKPFIAPLQSLTTDTTNIFQLDRMIATNGELKVGGVLEVKLTKHLPLSVDDHRESLPPGNFYTSRGFWRRLEGDELFWEKGRNTSAEPQSSVGPVTHPPLKPQRTFQYQGADSTLTHWVQWNSRTPSANQSNTKSSGITHPPSFPPPLCPVSRGNGFSRHKNSRKSFEFEDVVRLTAQQDTLGSEAKRSSLYHAFSDDNIYEDIISEPLIRDNTYEDVKPSPSMCLPIGRPRPWTMAQRQNPLTPKLPPKPLTLRVERKDSLAATQPSPTEAPPRPALPKRPTTIHKTHRLPQYVNKIHVIFDTKRGKKRVKSQGGSAREETSGTESDPEDNTKGGSRRSVYVQSTLKRRPGYRTPEKDLIQLQQQQLFQFFVVVSLRKSFSGNTYIPEITQQFPNKFEKSSRHSREADDRLKAIPMFCFPDSQDWRPSGDLHSETFSFVLTGEDGSRWFCYCRKILPSGKGKRLPEVHCIVSRLGCFNLFAKILEEVERRREICPALVSPFMRSVMEAPFPAPGRTITLRSFLPGTGNEVLTLCRPVDSRLEHVDFESLLQCLSVGRLLQVFASLLLERRVIFIADKLSVLSRCGHAALALLYPFTWQHTFVPVLPASMLDISCSPTPFLMGALAPCLPELLELPIEEVLIVDLCTDNFVKQLGDEDCILPSKLQAALLEILEEREQILRQDGDCTGGQQCGLSSLVSEAFVHFFVELVGHYSLHMGESSASRAWELQRESFRKSHPSRGARQFLQLFMDTQMFAGFIHDKELRKGGGKGLFEFRAAEYLSSNPEPESSGFLKGLKGLGMKFLPKK